A segment of the Sanyastnella coralliicola genome:
CGGCCTTCACTGTGATTCCAAGACGTTCGGCAATTTCGCGGTACTTCAAATCCTCTAATCGGTTCATCAAGAAGACTTCACGGCTTCCTTCGGGCATTTCACCAATGACTTTCTGAAGCTTCGCTTCGAACTCTTTCATGGCCAGCAAGTAATCAGGATCGCGATTGTCTTGATGGATCTCTACCTGATTCTGGAATTTGTATTGAAGTTGCTGTCTCTTCAGCTGATTGATCGCCAAATTCCCTGCAATGGTATAGAGGTATGATTTCACCGTCTTGCGTTCAATCTTATGACGGTTTTCCCACAACTTAATGAAGGTATCTTGGGCGATATCTTCGGCCATACCCTCATCTCCCGTCTTGAAATACAGGTAGTTACGAATAGGCGTGAAGTACTGTTCGAAGTACGACCGGTATTCGTCTGGTGAGAGGGGTTGATCGCTCTTTCCGCTTCCTGAAAGGCTAAGGATCACTGGCAGGTCATTTGTTGCGTCCGAAGGTAGAAAAAATGATGCGAACCTTCCGCTTGGCGTTGGCCGAGACCGCTCCCCATTTTCAACAATGGCAAAAAGTTGAGATGAATTATCTTCCACCTGTCATGAAATCGAACCTTATGCGCTCACTTCTTACCCTATTGGTGCTTGGCTTGACTTTTTCGTCGGCTAACGCTCAAGATATCACTGGTTTCTGGAATGGAAAGGCCTCCTTAATGGGGCAGGTCATTCGCGCTGAATTCATTATTCAAGGAAACGACGACGCCCTCAAAGGCAAGTTCCAAAGCCCGGATCAAGGCGGTGGCAGCACTCCAATTACTGACGGACACTTTCGCAATGACTCGCTGGTACTCGAGGTCGAACAACTCAAGTTGACCTTCGAAGGAGTCTACATGAAAGAGCTCAATCAAATTGCCGGACGCATGCTCCAGCAAGGACAAGAATACCCGATCATTCTTCAACGGGAACAGCTTCAGAAAGAGGAGGCGCGTCGTCCGCAAGAACCGCTTCCTCCCTACCCTTACGCTATGGTGGAGAGTGAATTCAAAACCCCAACTGCAGGTTATACTTTGAAGGGTACGCAGTATCGTCC
Coding sequences within it:
- a CDS encoding RNA polymerase sigma-70 factor — protein: MILSLSGSGKSDQPLSPDEYRSYFEQYFTPIRNYLYFKTGDEGMAEDIAQDTFIKLWENRHKIERKTVKSYLYTIAGNLAINQLKRQQLQYKFQNQVEIHQDNRDPDYLLAMKEFEAKLQKVIGEMPEGSREVFLMNRLEDLKYREIAERLGITVKAVEKRMSKALHILREKLNIEV